A genomic stretch from Alosa sapidissima isolate fAloSap1 chromosome 3, fAloSap1.pri, whole genome shotgun sequence includes:
- the ankrd54 gene encoding ankyrin repeat domain-containing protein 54 codes for MDGWSPIVATFSDDERSSSEGEYTIGTGQSKDTEKGQNEKGVDEGATTGFGITGFGDKSLRLNRTGPTAEQELRYLHLLWEPGRPGASTGVGSKAGKVTGSRARRHIRVRRNVGPIGKDVYAVRRLREAANGNDIDTVRRLLEEDIDPCAADDKGRTALHFSSCNGNETIVQLLLSYGADPNQRDSLGNTPLHLAACTNHVPVITTLLRGGARVDALDRAGRTPLHLARSKLNILQDGDSRSLETLRGEVTQIIQMLREYLNVMGQSEDRERLEHISTQLQHTRTKEQVDEVTDLLANFTSLSLQNLGDR; via the exons ATGGACGGGTGGAGTCCAATTGTTGCAACCTTTTCCGACGACGAGCGGTCAAGCTCTGAAGGCGAGTATACAATCGGAACTGGACAATCTAAAGACACTGAAAAGGGACAGAATGAGAAGGGAGTAGACGAGGGAGCTACCACCGGATTTGGTATCACTGGTTTTGGGGACAAATCACTGAGGCTGAATCGGACTGGACCGACAGCCGAGCAAGAACTCCGCTACTTGCACTTGCTTTGGGAACCAGGTCGACCTGGCGCTTCAACGGGAGTCGGAAGCAAAGCGGGGAAAGTGACAGGGAGCAGAGCCAGACGCCATATCAGAGTCCGGCGGAATGTGGGGCCAATAGGGAAAGATGTATATG CTGTGAGGAGGCTCAGAGAAGCTGCAAATGGAAATGACATAGACACAG TGCGTCGGCTTCTGGAGGAAGACATTGATCCCTGTGCAGCAGATGACAAGGGTAGAACAGCCTTACATTTCTCTTCCTGCAATGGAAATGAGACTATTG TCCAGCTGCTGTTGAGCTATGGGGCAGACCCAAACCAGAGGGATAGCCTTGGAAACACCCCACTACACCTGG CGGCCTGTACCAATCACGTGCCTGTCATCACGACTTTGCTGAGGGGAG GCGCCCGTGTGGATGCACTGGACCGAGCTGGACGGACCCCGCTGCATTTAGCGCGCTCTAAACTCAACATCTTACAAGATGGAGACTCACGGAGTTTGGAGACACTACGAGGGGAAGTGACACAG ATCATTCAGATGCTGAGGGAGTACTTGAACGTGATGGGACAAAgcgaggacagagagaggcttGAACACATCTCGACACAACTGCAGCATACTCGCACTAAGGAACAG GTGGATGAGGTGACGGACCTGTTGGCAAACTTCACATCACTCAGTCTACAGAATTTAGGTGATAGGTAG
- the foxred2 gene encoding FAD-dependent oxidoreductase domain-containing protein 2: MDLFPFLPFLFTLISCNVNPKVQLGPNSTHHHHDYCVLGGGPAGLQMGYFLEKRGRDYIILERNTGPGSFFNVYPRHRKLISINKIYTGRRNREFNLRHDWNSLLSDRPDLLFQRISRQLYPEADDFPRYLSMYVKELGLKVRYGVDVGKIRATDLSSKRGYILTDQHGSVYKCSVLLMSTGLWVPQQVNFEGSDLVEGYESIPVDPEEYRDQAILILGKGNAAFETAQSIMGRASRVHLYSPNPVRLAWQTHYVGDLRAVNNELLDTYQLKSLDGLVEGGLEDIAIVRRERGNGGRRSGERKKARAKEGQGRGQLYLTLAELLDDSSRNRSAKVKAENLPGYHNDNFSLRQPYDRVIRCLGFRFNFSIFDGSARPVHSKSARGRLPAVTAWYEGRGTPNMFVLGTAGHSLDYRMSAGGFVHGFRYTVRAVHRVLEQRYHGNAWPATKLPTSQLLSWLLKRVNEASGPYQMFGVLGDVVLLHGSYCEYLEEFPVQALSQLPTLSGHRVPKKGLLVLVLQYGLNHTDTLGPNRAESEWTRAWRSSFLHPVLYYYDTLPTEKDMRLRPIGWPLPRPKAIHHMIEDFLTEWDQPISHSQPLRRFLENCFQRDLRTFYAESCFRFSLTSQKPPLFCRQGYLKKQGIVGNRQLWQHARDAGLMPDLQDTEVLRENPQLPQSLPHTEAAVTSAMNFDGL; the protein is encoded by the exons ATGGACCTCTTTCCTTTCCTGCCTTTTCTTTTCACACTCATCAGCTGTAACGTTAACCCCAAGGTCCAGTTGGGTCCCAATAGCACCCATCATCACCATGACTACTGCGTTCTGGGGGGTGGACCTGCAGGGCTTCAGATGGGCTACTTCCTGGAGAAACGTGGAAGGGACTACATCATTTTGGAAAGGAACACAGGCCCTGGGAGCTTTTTCAATGT ATATCCACGTCATAGAAAACTCATCAGCATCAACAAAATTTACACTGGGAGGAGGAACAGAGAGTTCAATCTGCGCCATGACTGGAACTCTCTGCTGAGTGACAGGCCAGACTTGCTCTTTCAACGAATCAGTCGTCAACTGTACCCAGAAGCAGATGACTTTCCCCGCTATCTCTCCATGTATGTGAAAGAACTGGGACTTAAGGTGCGGTATGGAGTGGACGTTGGAAAGATACGAGCCACTGATCTAAGCAGTAAAAGAGGGTACATACTGACTGATCAGCACGGATCTGTCTACAAATGcag TGTTCTGTTGATGTCAACCGGTTTGTGGGTACCTCAGCAGGTGAACTTTGAAGGGTCAGATCTGGTGGAAGGTTATGAGTCAATTCCTGTGGATCCTGAGGAGTACAGGGACCAAGCTATCCTGATCCTTGGCAAGGGCAACGCGGCCTTTGAGACTGCTCAGAGCATCATGGGCAGAGCGAGTCGTGTGCACCTGTACAGCCCAAACCCTGTGAGACTAGCCTGGCAGACGCATTATGTTGGAGACCTGAG GGCTGTAAACAATGAGCTGCTGGACACATATCAGCTCAAGTCCCTGGATGGCCTGGTGGAGGGAGGCCTGGAGGACATTGCAATCGtgagacgagagagagggaatggagggaggaggtcgggagagaggaagaaggccAGGGCAAAGGAGGGCCAGGGGAGAGGTCAGCTGTACCTCACGCTGGCCGAACTTCTGGATGACAGCTCTAGGAACCGCAGCGCCAAGGTCAAAGCAGAAAACCTGCCGGGTTACCACAACGACAACTTCTCCCTTCGTCAGCCTTATGACCGTGTGATCCGCTGCCTTGGATTCCGCTTCAATTTCTCAATTTTTGATGG CTCTGCACGTCCTGTGCACAGTAAAAGTGCCAGAGGGCGGTTACCAGCAGTCACAGCTTGGTACGAGGGCAGGGGAACCCCCAACATGTTCGTGCTAGGGACAGCTGGTCACTCTCTTGACTACCGTATGTCTGCTGGAGGATTTGTGCATGGCTTCCGCTACACAG TGCGAGCAGTCCACAGGGTTCTAGAGCAACGTTACCATGGCAATGCTTGGCCTGCCACCAAGCTCCCAACCAGTCAGCTGCTCTCTTGGCTGCTGAAAAGGGTTAATGAAGCATCTGGACCATACCAAATGTTTGGAGTGCTAGGGGATGTAGTATTACTGCATGG ATCTTACTGCGAGTATCTGGAGGAGTTCCCTGTTCAGGCCCTGTCACAGCTGCCCACTCTCTCAGGTCATCGGGTCCCAAAGAAGGGCCTGCTGGTTCTGGTCCTGCAGTATGGTCTGAACCATACAGACACCCTGGGGCCAAACCGGGCAGAGTCCGAGTGGACACGGGCCTGGAGGTCCAGCTTCCTTCACCCGGTTCTGTATTACTACGACACACTACCCACTG AGAAGGACATGCGCCTGCGTCCTATCGGCTGGCCACTACCACGGCCCAAGGCAATACACCACATGATCGAGGACTTCCTGACAGAGTGGGACCAGCCAATCTCTCACAGCCAGCCACTGCGGCGCTTCCTAGAGAACTGTTTCCAAAGGGACCTGCGTACATTCTATGCAG AATCCTGTTTCCGATTCTCTCTGACAAGCCAGAAGCCTCCTCTCTTCTGTCGGCAGGGCTACCTCAAAAAGCAGGGGATTGTGGGCAATCGGCAATTATGGCAACATGCACGTGATGCTGGGCTTATGCCTGACCTCCAGGACACTGAGGTTCTGAGAGAGAACCCACAACTTCCTCAGTCCTTACCACACACTGAAGCAGCAGTCACATCTGCAATGAACTTTGATGGCCTTTGA
- the hmox1a gene encoding heme oxygenase 1a, translated as MELKSSRRDDTKITDSDLSEQIKAVTKDSHIRAENTELMLSYQKGEITLPQYQLLLCSLYEVYRALEDELDRSASHPSVVPIYFPQELGRLEALEEDLEHFFGPHWRKRITVPAATQRYVQRLREIGKQNPRLLVAHAYTRYLGDLSGGQVLGRITQKSLGLSNQEGLSFFSFPGVPSPNRFKQLYRSRMNSIELTKEERQELLDEAVLAFEANIEMFDDLQKILSLTKGTDVLKDTSTTANQKTLYNPVLQFTAGVCVALATIGMGMYAF; from the exons ATGGAGCTGAAGAGTAGTCGCAGAGATGACACCAAAATCACTGACAG TGACCTGTCAGAGCAGATCAAAGCAGTGACCAAAGACAGTCACATTCGAGCTGAGAACACAGAGTTGATGCTGAGCTACCAGAAGGGAGAGATCACACTCCCACAGTATCAG CTTCTGCTCTGCTCCTTGTATGAGGTCTATCGTGCGCTGGAAGATGAGCTGGACAGGAGTGCCTCCCACCCGAGTGTGGTTCCCATCTACTTTCCCCAGGAGCTGGGTCGACTGGAGGCCCTGGAGGAGGATCTGGAGCACTTCTTTGGCCCACACTGGCGCAAAAGGATAACTGTGCCTGCTGCAACACAAAGATATGTCCAGAGGCTCAGAGAG ATTGGTAAACAGAATCCTAGACTCCTGGTGGCCCACGCATACACCCGCTACCTGGGTGACCTGTCCGGTGGTCAGGTCTTGGGGCGCATTACCCAAAagtctctggggctgagcaatcaGGAGGGCCTGTCCTTTTTTTCCTTCCCGGGTGTGCCGAGCCCCAACCGCTTCAAGCAGCTCTACCGCAGTCGCATGAACAGCATCGAGCTGACCAAAGAGGAGCGGCAGGAGCTGCTGGACGAGGCCGTCCTGGCCTTCGAGGCCAACATTGAG ATGTTTGATGACCTTCAGAAAATTCTGAGTCTCACCAAGGGCACAG ATGTGTTGAAGGACACGTCTACAACCGCCAATCAAAAGACTCTGTATAATCCTGTCTTACAGTTCACCGCGGGTGTATGTGTTGCCTTGGCAACAATTGGCATGGGAATGTATGCATTTTGA
- the mcm5 gene encoding DNA replication licensing factor MCM5, with protein MSGFDDPGIYFSDSFGGGGDSLADEGTVKRSHIKKRFREFLRQFRVGTDRTGFTYKYRDELKRHYTLGEYWVEVEMEDLASFDEDLSDCLHKLPTDNLPLLEEAAKEVADEVTRPRPVEEETLQDIQVMLKSDAHPSNIRNLKSEQVSRLVKIPGIIISSTAVRAKATRVCLQCRGCRSVISNIPIPPGLQGYALPRKCNNEQAGRMKCPVDPYFIIPDRCLCVDFQTLRLQESPDAVPHGEMPRHMQLYCDRYLCDRVVPGNRVTIMGIYSIKKGAATKTKGRDHLAAVGIRTSYLRVVGIQVDTEGAGRGAAGSVTPQEEEELRALAASPDIYSSLSRSIAPSIYGSDDMKKAIACLLFGGSRKRLPDGLTRRGDINLLMLGDPGTAKSQLLKFVERCSPIGVYTSGKGSSAAGLTASVLRDPHTRGFIMEGGAMVLADGGVVCIDEFDKMREDDRVAIHEAMEQQTISIAKAGITTTLNSRCSVLAAANSVFGRWDDTKGEDNIDFMPTILSRFDMIFIVKDHHDQERDMTLARHVMNVHLSAQTQTEGVEGEVPLATLKKYIAYVRAKCGPRLSAVAAEKLKNRYVVMRSGARDHERESDKRASIPITVRQLEAVVRIAESLAKMKLQAVAGEEEVDEALRLFQVSTLDAAHSGSLSGVEGFTSQEDQEMLSRIEKQMKRRFAIGSQVSEHSIVQDFTKQKYPEHAILKVLHLMLRRGELQHRMQRKVLYRVK; from the exons ATGTCCGGATTTGACGACCCAGGAATCTACTTCAGCGATAGTTTCGGCGGTGGCGGCGACTCACTTGCAGATGAGGGAACAGTGAAAAGGAGTCATATTAAGAAAAGATTTCGCGAATTTCTTAGACAGTTTCGTGTTGGTACTGATCGCACTGGATTCACATACAAATACAG AGATGAGTTGAAGAGgcactacactctgggggaGTACTGGGTGGAAGTTGAAATGGAGGATCTTGCCAGCTTTGATGAAGACCTTTCTGACTGCTTGCACAAGCTCCCCACAGATAATTTGCCATTG CTGGAGGAGGCTGCCAAAGAAGTTGCCGACGAGGTGACTCGCCCTCGTCCCGTAGAGGAGGAGACACTGCAGGACATCCAGGTCATGCTGAAGAGCGACGCTCACCCTTCCAACATTCGCAACCTGAAG TCAGAGCAGGTGTCCCGTCTGGTGAAGATCCCTGGCATCATTATCTCCTCCACGGCGGTACGGGCCAAGGCTACCCGCGTGTGTCTGCAGTGCCGTGGCTGCCGCTCGGTCATCAGCAACATCCCCATCCCCCCTGGCCTGCAGGGCTATGCCCTACCCCGCAAGTGCAACAA TGAGCAAGCAGGCCGCATGAAGTGTCCAGTGGATCCCTATTTCATTATTCCGGACCGATGCTTGTGTGTGGACTTCCAAACCTTGCGGCTGCAGGAGTCTCCTGACGCTGTCCCTCACGGAGAGATGCCCAGACACATGCAGCTGTACTGCGACAG GTATCTGTGTGACCGTGTGGTGCCAGGGAACAGGGTGACCATCATGGGCATCTACTCTATCAAGAAGGGTGCAGCCACCAAGACCAAAGGGCGTGACCATTTAGCAGCGGTGGGCATCCGCACATCCTATCTGCGTGTAGTGGGTATCCAGGTGGACACAGAGGGAGCAG gTCGTGGAGCTGCTGGCTCAGTCACCCCtcaagaggaagaggagcttCGTGCCCTGGCTGCCTCCCCGGACATCTATTCTTCCCTCTCCCGCTCCATCGCTCCCTCTATCTATGGCAGTGACGACATGAAGAAAGCCATTGCCTGCCTTCTGTTCGGAGGCTCCAGGAAGAG GCTTCCAGACGGACTCACTCGCAGAGGTGACATCAACCTGTTGATGTTGGGAGATCCAGGAACAGCCAAGTCTCAGCTGTTGAAGTTTGTGGAAAGGTGCTCACCTATTGGG GTGTACACCTCAGGGAAAGGTAGCAGTGCAGCTGGTCTGACAGCTTCGGTCCTACGTGACCCCCACACACGTGGGTTCATCATGGAGGGAGGGGCCATGGTGCTGGCggatggtggtgtggtgtgcatCGACGAGTTTGACAAG ATGAGGGAAGATGACAGAGTTGCCATCCATGAAGCTATGGAGCAGCAGACCATCTCCATTGCAAAG GCTGGCATCACCACCACCCTGAACTCCCGCTGCTCCGTGCTGGCAGCTGCCAACTCGGTGTTCGGTCGCTGGGATGACACCAAGGGCGAAGACAACATCGACTTCATGCCCACCATCCTGTCCCGTTTCGACATGATCTTCATAGTCAAAGACCATCACGACCAAGAGAGGGACATG ACTCTGGCCCGTCATGTGATGAATGTCCACCTAAGTGCCCAGACCCAGACAGAGGGTGTGGAGGGCGAGGTGCCTCTGGCCACACTGAAGAAATACATCGCCTATGTCAGAGC gaaatgtgGCCCACGCCTGTCTGCAGTAGCGGCAGAGAAGCTGAAGAACCGCTATGTGGTCATGAGGAGTGGGGCCAGGGACCACGAGCGTGAGAGTGACAAGCGGGCGTCCATCCCCATCACAGTCAG GCAGTTGGAGGCAGTGGTGCGCATTGCAGAGTCTCTGGCCAAAATGAAACTACAAGCTGTGGCtggagaagaggaggtggacGAGGCCCTCCGCCTATTCCAGGTGTCAACACTAGATGCCGCCCACTCTGGAAGCCtctcag GTGTGGAGGGCTTCACCTCTCAGGAGGACCAGGAAATGCTCTCTCGCATCGAGAAGCAGATGAAGCGCCGCTTTGCCATCGGCTCCCAAGTGTCTGAGCACAGCATCGTCCAGGACTTCACCAAACAG AAGTACCCGGAGCATGCAATCTTAAAGGTGCTGCACCTCATGCTAAGGAGGGGAGAGCTTCAGCACCGCATGCAGAGGAAGGTTCTCTACAGAGTCAAGTAG